The genomic region GAGGTCGGGGCCAACCCGTCAAACGACGGCAACGTCATCCGCATCACCATCCCGGAGCTGACGAAGGAACGCCGCAAGGAATACGTCAAGATCGTCAAGTCCAAGGGCGAGGACGCCAAGGTGTCCATCCGCAACATCCGGCGCAAGGCCAAGGAAACCCTGGACCGGCTCGTCAAGGATGGCGAAGCCGGCGAGGACGAGGGCGCCCGCGGTGAAAAGGAACTCGACGTGATCACCAAGCAGCACGTCGACGGTATCGACGAGCTCCTCAAGCGCAAGGAAGCTGAGCTGCTCGAGGTCTGATGGGCCAGGCACAACAGGCCCCCGGTGCGCGGGCCCGAACCCGGACCCGCCAGCCAAGGCCCAACCCCACCCCCGGGGCGGGGCGCAACCTGCCGGCCGCAATCGCCGTGGGCCTGGCCATGCTCTTTGCAGTGCTCGGCGGGCTGATCTTCCTGCC from Arthrobacter globiformis harbors:
- the frr gene encoding ribosome recycling factor translates to MIEETLLEAGDKMDKAVEVAKEDFASIRTGRATPGLYNKVMVEYYGTPTPLQQLASFAVPDARTILITPYDKTALRDIERALSDSEVGANPSNDGNVIRITIPELTKERRKEYVKIVKSKGEDAKVSIRNIRRKAKETLDRLVKDGEAGEDEGARGEKELDVITKQHVDGIDELLKRKEAELLEV